The Pseudomonas fluorescens genome segment GGTCAGCCCAAAAGGCAGCCTGGAAACCCTTTCCCAACGTGAAGTTCAGCAACTGAGCCAGGCCGGAACCGGCAGCACCTACACCCTCTTCCGCCAGTGCGCCCTGGCCATCCTCAACACCGGCGCCCATGTCGACAACGCAAAAACCATTCTGGAAGCCTACAAGGACTTCGAAATCCGCATCCACCAACAGGATCGCGGTGTGCGCCTGGAACTGCTGAACGCCCCGGCCGACGCCTTCGTCGACGGCGAAATGATCGCCAGCACCCGGGAAATGCTGTTCAGCGCCCTGCGCGACATCGTCTACACCGAAAACGAACTCGATGCCCTGAGCATCGACCTCAGCACTTCCCAGGGCATCAGCGACTACGTCTTCCACCTGCTGCGCAACGCGCGCACCCTGCGCCCGGGCGTCGAGCCGAAGATCGTCGTGTGCTGGGGCGGTCACTCGATCAACACCGAAGAATACAAATACACCAAGAAAGTCGGCCACGAACTGGGCCTGCGCAGCCTCGACATCTGCACCGGCTGCGGCCCCGGCGTGATGAAAGGCCCGATGAAAGGTGCGACCATCGCCCACGCCAAGCAGCGGATTCATGGCGGTCGCTATCTGGGCCTGACCGAGCCAGGCATCATCGCCGCCGAAGCGCCGAACCCGATCGTCAATGAGCTGGTGATCCTGCCAGACATCGAAAAACGCCTGGAAGCCTTCGTCCGCGTTGGCCACGGCATCATCATCTTCCCGGGCGGCGCCGGCACTGCCGAAGAATTCCTGTACCTGCTGGGCATCCTGATGCACCCAGACAACGCCGGCCTGCCGTTTCCGGTGATCCTGACCGGGCCGAAACACGCCGCGCCGTACCTGGAACAACTGGACGCCTTCGTCACCGCCACCCTCGGCGAGGCAGCGAAGCAGCACTACGAAATCATCATTGACGACCCGGTCGAAGTGGCTCGGCAGATGACCGCGGGCCTCAAAGCCGTGAAGCAGTTCCGCCGCGAGCGCGCCGACGCGTTCCACTTCAACTGGCTGCTGAAGATCGACGAAGGCTTCCAGCGCCCGTTCGATCCGACCCACGAAAACATGGCTAACCTCAAGCTGCACCGCGACCAGCCACCCCATGAACTGGCGGCCAACCTGCGCCGCGCGTTTTCCGGGATCGTCGCCGGCAACGTCAAGGACAAGGGCATCCGCCTGATCGAGGAACACGGGCCGTACCAGATCCGTGGTGACGCCGCGATCATGCAGCCCCTCGATCTGCTGCTCAAAGCCTTCGTCGCCCAGCACCGGATGAAACTGCCGGGCGGCGCGGCGTATGTGCCGTGCTACCGCGTGGTGTCCTGACCATCAATGTACAAGCCCTGAAGACCCGTTCTTCAGGGCACCCCACAACATTGTGGAAGCGGGCTTGCCCGCGAAGGCGCCATCGAATTCAGCATCATTGTTGACTGACAGACCGCTTTCGCGAGCAAGCTCGCTTCCACAAAAAGAGTGTGAACCCACCACATCCCGATCCTGATGCTCACCGCCCGCGACGACCAGACCGACCGCGTCCTCGGCCTGGAAACGGGCGCCGAATCCTGATGGATTTGTATCGCTCTGTATAAATTCGCCGCGCAGATACGTAACCCGTGTTTTCGGGCCCCATCACCACATATCAGCGATACACCCTCGCGATTGAATGAACCCACCAGAAAGCACTGGCTCACTCATCTCAAACGCAAGGAGAAGCACCATGTTCAAGTCCACTAAATCCCTGGTACTCGCACTCAGCCTGCTCGGCGGCCTGGCTTTGGCCGACCTGGCATCCGCCAGCTCCCAGCCGCTGATCGCCGAATACGGTTCGGAAAACCTGCAGAAGGATCGCGTTGCCGAAGGTGGCGCGGATCGCTTGCAGGAACTGCGTGAGCGGGTGGCTGAAGGTGACGCCGACCGCTTGCAGGAGTTGCATGAGCGCGTCGCCGAGGTTGGTGCCGACCGCTTGCAGGAACTGCGCGAACGTTCCGCCCGCAGCGTGCTGGTCGCCGAGAACCGTCCCGAGTTCGGTTCCAAGTACCAGCGCTACTGATCATTTGTACCGGCTGTTGTCGATTCCTGCCGGGGGCGCTCTGCCCCCGCAGCGATCACTAACGATAAGCCTTGTTCTCTGACACAAAAGCCCCGCTGTTTCCCCAAGACAGCCACCGGTACGCAGCCTGCGCGAGGCCGATCACCTGGGCCGGATCACCGTGCCGCGCTGATCACGCATCAACGTCTTTGATAACAACTATCTGAAAAGGTGTTTTTTCTTCTGGCGCCGGTCGCCCTAAAGTGGCAGTCACCTTCCTCCCACTTTCTGGTACAGACCCATGAAAGACTTCATTGCCCTTGGGTTTATCGTCGCCCTGATCGGTGCCACTTCCGCCGCAATCGCCAGCGCACATGGCCACGGGCCGGCTGTCGCCATGACCGGTACCGTGAATGTCGACACCGTTGGCATTGACCGTGAGGCCCGTGGCAGTGTGGAGCAGAATCTTTACGTCGCGCAAAACGATTCCGGATTCGCCTACGACTATTGAGCCACCAGCCGCGTGGCCAACGCCTTGGCCTGCGACGCAACATCGGTCACCGCCGTACTTTCCCACCACATCCCTCTCAGTGGCGGGCCCATCGCGAACAGTCTTTGTGACGCTTTCCCCTGCGCATCCTGCACCGCACCATCCTCTGCCGCCGCGATCCCCAGCGCCAACGGCCCCGGTTGCACCAGCCCACGGGCCAGCAACTGCTGCGGCAAAGGCCGATCGACCCGGCGCCAATCGTATTCGATACCACTGGAATTGATCAGCGCCGCGCCTTGCACCACGCAAGTTGCATTTTCGCCCCGACGACGGATGCGGATACCGACGCCTGCACCCGACACCTGTTCAAGTCCTTTATAAGAAGCGGCATGAATCTGCAGGCGCCCTTCGCGGTGCAGACGCTCGACCAGTTCCGCACTCAGCGGCGGTGAGCGATGGTGATGGCTCTCCCACCACGGCCGCACATGCCGCACGAATTGCCGGCGTTGCACATCAGTGGCCTGGCTCCACAGCCGGCCGATATGAGCGCGCACCGTGTCCAGCGGCGCCTGCCAGTCGATACCCTGAGCGATTGCGTCTTTGCAATGCCGGCGCAACTCGCGCAATAGCTGACGTGGTGAGCGAATACCGTGGTCCTCGGCAAGGAAATCCGCCCAGGCCGGTGGTTGTCGACGCACATGGGGCAGCAGCCCGTGCCGGGAAAACACCTCGATCGGCCCGCGATGCCCGGCCTGTTCCAGCGAGACCACGGCATCAACCATGGTCAGGCCGGAGCCGATGATCAGCACCGTGGATTGCGGATCGAGTTGACGCATGGCCGCGACATCCCACGGATCGAGCGCCGCTGCATTGAGGCCGCTGGATTCTTTTTGAGGGGTGCGGGCAGCCGGGAACATCCCGGTCGCCAACACTGCAAAAGCGCCGTGCAGTTGCTGACCGTCATTCAAGGTGAGCTGCACGGAATCGCTGGCAGCCTGAACATCGACCACTTCGGCGCGCACATGCTCGACCGTCGACCCGTGTTGCGCGCCCACCTGCTGCGCTTCGGCCAGACGCTGCTGCACGTACACACCGAACAGCCCCCGTGGCGGAAACAGTTCGCTGACCGGCACATGCTGCTGATCCGACTCCGGCCAACCGCCAGCGGCAATGTGAGCGGTCAGCCATTGGGTCAAATCATCGGCATTGTCCGGATCAACGCTCATCCGGGCCGCGTTGCCGTTGAGCGTATGGCCCAGTTCCACCGCGCTGTACGCTTCGCCCCGGCCCAGTTCGGCCCGGGGCTCGATCACCAGAATCTTTCTGCGCCCCGGCAAACGCAGCAATTGCACCGCCAGCATCGTGCCGCTGAGGCCGCCGCCGACAATCAGGATGTCAGCGTGACGCAGTGCGGTCGTATCGGTTTGAGTCATGCCGTTCTCGCTGCTGAGGGTTTGCTCAAGTCAGTGTCGTGCAGACGCCGCGAAGGCGTCTAGACGGACGCGACTTTTTTCTCCTGCCGATGCAGCTCGCCCAGGTTTCGATACCCGCTGCCCGGAGGGATCTCCGGCAACCTGGCCCCTCGCCAAACAGTTTCTCGCGCAAGGTCCCCGGCGCGTACTCGGTCTTGTAGACACCGCGCCTCTGCAACTCCGGCACCCGCATATGAGGCGACTCCGTGGTTTCCGGATGAGGATCCAGAACCCTTAGCAGGAGTCATGCCTGAATATATATTCTTTATTTATCAATAGATTGAGATAACAACTTAAAGCAGTCTGCACGCAGGGTGAAGCAAACTGTTTATCCGCTGTCGGCCCTGCAACAGTCAGATCACCACATTGCGCACGAACCGCGCGGCCACGTCCCCATCGTTGCGATAGGTGTGCGGCTGGTTACTGGCGAACATGAAAAACTCCCCGGCCGCGATCTGTTGGGGTTGATCGCCGAGCATCAGCGTCAGGCAGCCTTCGAACACAAAAATCTGCTCGCTCCAGCCGTCGGCGTCCGGTTGCGAGGGATAGACCTCGCCCGGTTGCAGGCACCATTCCCACTGTTCCACCGCGCGAGTGGCGTTGGCCTTGGACAGCAAAACGGCTTTGCTGCCGGGGATGCTGCCGGCCCAGGCGAGTTCGTTGATACGACCCGGATCGCGATTGTCCGGGGCCTGGATCAGATCGCTGAAGGCCACTTCGAGGGCTTCGGCGACGCGGTCGAGGGTGGTCAGGCTGACATTCTTCTCGCCGGCCTCGATGGCCACCAGCATCCGCCGGCTGACCCCGGACTTTTCCGCCAGGGCCGTCTGACTCATGTCGGCGGCGTGGCGCAGGCGTCGGACGTTCTGGCTGACGTGTTGCAGGACCGAAGCCCGCTGAACGGAATCTCTGTGCACTATATTGCTCACTGGCTGGGGTTGGGCAGTATACTGCGCAACATTTGGCGCATTGTGCGTCCCCTCCTTAAAAGTACGCAAGGTCATGACGTCAGCTAACTCCACTCAAACTCCCCTGCGATTTTCCCGGTTCAGCAAAGCCGAGTGCGTGCTGGTGCTGATCACCATGCTCTGGGGCGGCACCTTTCTGCTGGTGCAGCACGCGATGACCGTCAGTGGCCCGATGTTTTTCGTCGGTCTGCGCTTTGCCGCCGCCGCGAGCATCGTTGCGTTGTTCTCGTGGAAACACTTGCGCGAACTGACCCTGTTCGAACTAAAGGCCGGCGCTTTTATCGGGGTGGCGATCATGCTCGGTTATGGCTTGCAGACCGTCGGTTTGCAGAGCATTCCCAGCAGTCAGTCGGCGTTCATCACCGCGCTTTACGTGCCGTTCGTGCCGCTGTTGCAATGGCTGGTGCTGGGCCGGCGCCCGGGTTTGATGCCGAGCATCGGCATCATGCTGGCGTTTACCGGGTTGATGCTGCTGTCGGGGCCGTCCGGCGCTTCGTTGAATTTCAGCCCAGGTGAAATCGCCACGCTGATCAGCGCCATTGCCATAGCGGCCGAGATCATTCTGATCAGCACCTATGCGGGTCAGGTCGATGTGCGCCGCGTAACCGTGGTGCAGCTGGCGACGACTTCGGTGCTGTCGTTTTTGATGGTGGTACCGACCGGAGAGACGATTCCGGACTTCTCGTGGTTGTTGCTGAGCACCGCCCTGGGCCTGGGCGCGATGAGTGCGGCAATTCAGGTGGCGATGAACTGGGCACAAAAAAGTGTTTCGCCAACCCGCGCGACCCTGATCTACGCTGGTGAGCCCGTGTGGGCGGGGATCGTCGGACGCATCGCCGGAGAGCGTCTGCCAGCGATTGCATTGGTGGGTGCGGGACTGATCGTGGCGGCAGTGATCGTCAGTGAACTGAAGACCAAAGGTAAAGAGACACAAACGGTCACGGAAGAATTGGAGCACGAGACCGAAGGCTGAACGGGGGTTTTACGGCTACTTTGTAGGATTCAGAGACATCCTCGCGTTTGGCGATCCGGGAGCTGGCACGTATGATGCTTCACAAACTTCCGCAGATTAGAAGCCTATGTCCCTGATAGTTCTACTGCTTCTGCCTTTTCTGGGCAGCTGTCTGGCAGCCGTGCTGCCGCACAACGCACGTAACGCCGAATCCCTGCTCGCAGGTCTGGTCGCACTGATCGGCACTGTCTCGGTCGCGATGCTGTACCCGCAGATCGCCCACGGCGGCGTGATCCGCGAAGAATTCACGTGGCTGCCCAGCCTGGGCCTGAACTTCGTCCTGCGCATGGACGGCTTCGCCTGGCTGTTCTCGATGCTGGTACTGGGCATCGGCACCCTCGTTTCCTTATATGCCCGTTATTACATGTCGCCGGACGATCCGGTGCCGCG includes the following:
- a CDS encoding FAD/NAD(P)-binding protein; translated protein: MTQTDTTALRHADILIVGGGLSGTMLAVQLLRLPGRRKILVIEPRAELGRGEAYSAVELGHTLNGNAARMSVDPDNADDLTQWLTAHIAAGGWPESDQQHVPVSELFPPRGLFGVYVQQRLAEAQQVGAQHGSTVEHVRAEVVDVQAASDSVQLTLNDGQQLHGAFAVLATGMFPAARTPQKESSGLNAAALDPWDVAAMRQLDPQSTVLIIGSGLTMVDAVVSLEQAGHRGPIEVFSRHGLLPHVRRQPPAWADFLAEDHGIRSPRQLLRELRRHCKDAIAQGIDWQAPLDTVRAHIGRLWSQATDVQRRQFVRHVRPWWESHHHRSPPLSAELVERLHREGRLQIHAASYKGLEQVSGAGVGIRIRRRGENATCVVQGAALINSSGIEYDWRRVDRPLPQQLLARGLVQPGPLALGIAAAEDGAVQDAQGKASQRLFAMGPPLRGMWWESTAVTDVASQAKALATRLVAQ
- the ppnN gene encoding nucleotide 5'-monophosphate nucleosidase PpnN; translated protein: MTQRHVINASVSPKGSLETLSQREVQQLSQAGTGSTYTLFRQCALAILNTGAHVDNAKTILEAYKDFEIRIHQQDRGVRLELLNAPADAFVDGEMIASTREMLFSALRDIVYTENELDALSIDLSTSQGISDYVFHLLRNARTLRPGVEPKIVVCWGGHSINTEEYKYTKKVGHELGLRSLDICTGCGPGVMKGPMKGATIAHAKQRIHGGRYLGLTEPGIIAAEAPNPIVNELVILPDIEKRLEAFVRVGHGIIIFPGGAGTAEEFLYLLGILMHPDNAGLPFPVILTGPKHAAPYLEQLDAFVTATLGEAAKQHYEIIIDDPVEVARQMTAGLKAVKQFRRERADAFHFNWLLKIDEGFQRPFDPTHENMANLKLHRDQPPHELAANLRRAFSGIVAGNVKDKGIRLIEEHGPYQIRGDAAIMQPLDLLLKAFVAQHRMKLPGGAAYVPCYRVVS
- a CDS encoding helix-turn-helix domain-containing protein: MHRDSVQRASVLQHVSQNVRRLRHAADMSQTALAEKSGVSRRMLVAIEAGEKNVSLTTLDRVAEALEVAFSDLIQAPDNRDPGRINELAWAGSIPGSKAVLLSKANATRAVEQWEWCLQPGEVYPSQPDADGWSEQIFVFEGCLTLMLGDQPQQIAAGEFFMFASNQPHTYRNDGDVAARFVRNVVI
- a CDS encoding DMT family transporter gives rise to the protein MTSANSTQTPLRFSRFSKAECVLVLITMLWGGTFLLVQHAMTVSGPMFFVGLRFAAAASIVALFSWKHLRELTLFELKAGAFIGVAIMLGYGLQTVGLQSIPSSQSAFITALYVPFVPLLQWLVLGRRPGLMPSIGIMLAFTGLMLLSGPSGASLNFSPGEIATLISAIAIAAEIILISTYAGQVDVRRVTVVQLATTSVLSFLMVVPTGETIPDFSWLLLSTALGLGAMSAAIQVAMNWAQKSVSPTRATLIYAGEPVWAGIVGRIAGERLPAIALVGAGLIVAAVIVSELKTKGKETQTVTEELEHETEG